A single genomic interval of Zingiber officinale cultivar Zhangliang chromosome 4A, Zo_v1.1, whole genome shotgun sequence harbors:
- the LOC121972773 gene encoding two-component response regulator ORR24-like has translation MATANEFPISIRVLAIDNDPICLKLLENLLIRCQYQVVATTQASSGLRMLRENTHEFDLDITDIHMADMDGFMLLQIITREFGIPVIIYIPWPAIAVSSVDGARQTVAKAVVHGACQYLLKPVRMQELRNVWQHVLRKKLVGGKPNALADSEGSYSSDFNASDDENAVGGNFPPESGDSRGGKRPRISWTLELHQKFLAAINELGIDSRFTPSPVSFLSSDEIHDFLRAVCRGCAEEDTRSYERREPDEGESRQPFTGTLASSRSIFALFFSQRVMIFDLCLQKYRQYVRRLKELTDRNSSANPGGLSFRNLSRMKSDSLDVFRRYHAVGRMRILPPLASFPTYPVAGVDMLSGAAALGHSPGHLGSYQSFGFAGNNCFRPNSLGGSAPTPLDQLGEIQQQASGLLGGSGSVPDGLGWLLQGNKPQMADGEEDSFDFEIDFPELDRCLPEQAWRNINGDPASERLAGALPGCQSAVNMDETAQSCEINGDGEEGSSTKGLV, from the exons ATGGCGACCGCCAATGAGTTCCCCATAAGCATTCGAGTTCTCGCCATCGACAACGATCCCATCTGCCTCAAGTTGCTAGAAAACCTCCTAATCCGATGCCAATACCAAGTCGTGGCGACTACTCAGGCGAGCAGCGGCCTGAGGATGTTGAGGGAGAACACGCACGAGTTTGATCTGGACATCACCGACATCCACATGGCGGACATGGACGGTTTCATGCTCCTCCAGATCATAACTCGAGAATTTGGCATTCCAGTCATCA TTTACATTCCTTGGCCGGCGATTGCAGTATCGTCGGTAGATGGAGCGAGGCAGACGGTGGCGAAGGCGGTGGTTCACGGAGCTTGCCAGTACTTGCTGAAGCCTGTGCGGATGCAAGAACTGAGGAACGTATGGCAACACGTGCTCAGGAAGAAGCTCGTCGGCGGGAAACCGAACGCGCTTGCGGATTCTGAAGGCAGCTACTCGAGCGATTTCAACGCGAGCGACGACGAAAACGCCGTCGGAGGAAATTTTCCTCCGGAATCCGGCGATTCGCGCGGCGGCAAGAGGCCCAGAATCAGTTGGACTCTGGAACTTCACCAGAAATTTCTCGCCGCCATCAACGAACTCGGCATCGACAGTAGGTTCACTCCCTCCCCTGTTTCATTTCTTTCCTCGGACGAAATTCACGATTTCTTGCGGGCGGTTTGCAGAGGCTGTGCCGAAGAAGATACTCGATCTTATGAACGTCGAGAACCTGACGAGGGAGAAAGTCGCCAGCCATTTACAGGCACGCTAGCTAGCTCTCGATCGATCTTTGCACTTTTCTTTTCGCAGCGTGTTATGATCTTCGATCTTTGCTTGCAGAAGTACCGGCAGTACGTGAGGAGACTCAAGGAGCTGACGGACCGTAATTCTAGCGCGAATCCCGGCGGCTTGTCGTTCAGGAATCTATCGCGGATGAAGAGCGACTCGCTGGATGTTTTCAGGCGCTACCATGCAGTGGGGCGGATGCGGATACTCCCGCCGCTCGCTTCTTTCCCGACCTATCCGGTCGCCGGAGTTGATATGCTTTCCGGTGCAGCCGCGCTCGGCCACAGCCCGGGCCATTTGGGGAGCTACCAGAGCTTCGGATTCGCAGGGAATAATTGCTTCCGGCCAAATTCGCTCGGCGGATCAGCGCCGACGCCTCTCGATCAGCTGGGGGAGATACAGCAGCAAGCGAGCGGGTTGCTCGGTGGCAGCGGCTCTGTTCCTGACGGCCTCGGTTGGCTGCTGCAGGGGAATAAGCCACAAATGGCGGACGGAGAAGAAGACTCGTTCGACTTTGAAATCGATTTCCCTGAGCTCGATCGTTGCTTGCCTGAGCAAGCGTGGAGAAATATTAATGGCGACCCAGCGAGCGAGCGTCTGGCCGGCGCGCTGCCTGGATGCCAATCGGCTGTGAACATGGATGAAACCGCTCAGAGTTGTGAAATTAATGGAGACGGTGAGGAGGGTTCTTCCACCAAAGGTCTTGTGTGA